TTTTTGTCGGAAATGCGCCGCTTTCTACCGCCATCGGTTGTGGCTGAAACACTCACGCAGGACGGCTTCTGGACTGTACTGGTAGATGTGGTAACAGGAGAATGCGAACGGGTTAAAAATCAGTGATCACAAAGGCAAGAAACAGACGAAGGGCTTCTAAGAATTTTTCTGAACGCTGATGAATGGGATGAACGCTGAGGGAAAAGCATGAAATTTAAGGGTTTAAAGACAAATTTTTTGTTTTTATCCGCGTGACCAAAGGCAACGACTGGATCAGGCGCTGAAAGAGACTGCCGCGGCCGCTGGAGAGATTTTGCCCGAGGCGGTTTATGCGCCTCTTAGCTTCAGTGTCGTGCAAGGAGACGAATTCCAGTTCGTTTTGCAAAGGCCACAGGATGCTTATGCATTTGTGGTTCTGATGCGTACTCTGTTGTGAACCTCCGGCCTCAGCCCCGCCCCTTCCTTTCGTTCCGCCATCGGCATCGGCGAACTGACGGTGGGCAAGGGCGATTGAGAACCGCTGGACCGCGCTTCAGTGCGAGACGATTCGATATCGCCTGCAACATCAAATATATGAAACGATTGGGAAAGAATTAAGGATTACGAAACAGGGTGTTGAAAAGCGGCTGCGCGCCGCATACTGGGATGAGCTTTCCCGTGGAATGGACTTTATAATCAAAGCTTTGTCACCGTCTAAAGGTTGACACTCGCCATGTCAACCTTTGGGTAACTATTGGACACCCACTTAAAGCTTCCTGTCGAAGCTCTTTGAATATGCAGCCGAGTTCGTTCGCGCCGAAATCGACAATGCCGCGGTGTTTGCGCCCTGCGATGTCGAAGCGGCGGTCAGCAGTTTTGATGCGTTGAAACGGGAGAATGTCAGGCGCACCACATTTATTGAAAAATATGCCAGAGACAACATCATGCGTGCCATGGCGGCGGATGTACTTTCGCTTTTTCCGCGATCGTAGAGTTGATGATTGAAAACCATTCTCACGCAACGCCGCAAAAGAATTTTATGAACGCTGATGAACAGGATAAACGCTGATGAAAAAAGTATGAATCTGAGGGTTTAAAACCCAAAGCATTTGCTTTTTTATCTGTGTTGATCAGCGCTCATCTGCGTTCGACACCCGCTTAAAGACGCTCCTCAGTGCCCAGTAATTGCATTTACCTTGCAAAAATGGATGTAGGTTCCTAAAATGCAAGGTATGTTGAAGCGATTTCTAGCAGACAGACTCCAGAAAAGCATGGCGCAATACCCGTCGGTGGCATTGCTGGGTGCGCGTCAGGTCGGCAAAACCACCCTGGCCAAGACGATTGCCAAACACCAGAACACGATCTATCTGGATCTGGAAGCACCGGAAGACTTGCTCAAATTGAGCGACCCCGGCAGTTATTTGAGTGGTCACGGCGATAAGCTGGTCATCCTGGATGAAATCCAGCGTGCCCCCGATTTGTTTGGAGTTTTGCGCGGCATCATCGACAAGAACAGAGAACGGGGAAGGAAGGCCGGCCAATTTCTTTTGCTTGGATCGGCCTCGATGGATTTGCTGCGGCAGTCTTCTGAAAGTTTGGCCGGGCGCATCAGCTATATTGAAATGAGCGGGCTGAATGTGCTGGAAACGGGACATAATAGGGACGCCCTCTTGAATCTCTGGTTCAGGGGCGGTTTTCCGGATAGTTATCTGGCGGACGATGATGCCCTGGCCATGGATTGGCAGGAGAATCTCATCCGCACTTACCTGGAACGCGATGTGCCGCAAATGGGGTTTCGGGTACCAGCAAACAGGTTGCGGCGGTTGTGGACGATGTTGGCGCACAACCAGGGAGAGACGGCCAACTGCTCCAAGCTTGGCGGCAATCTCGAAATTGACGGCAAGACAGTCAGCCATTACATCGATATTCTTGTTGATCTGCTCCTGGTAAGGCGTCTGGAGCCCTGGCATAACAACGTAAAAAAACGGCTGATAAAATCCCCGCGCTTCTATATCAGAGACACAGGCATACTGCACCGGCTCCTTGGTATTGATGATTACGAGTCTTTGCTGTCGAACCCGGTGCTCGGGAAAAGCTGGGAAGGCTTTGCCGTTGAAAATATTCATTCCGTGCTGCCCCGTCGCGCTGAAACCTATTATTACCGCACTGCCGCAGGAGCTGAAATTGATCTGGTTATTAACTTTTCCTCGGCAGAAACCTGGGCTGTTGAAATAAAACACGGAGTCGCCCCCAAACTGGGCAAGCATTTCAGCAGTACATGTGAAGACGTGGGCGCGACTCACAAATACGTTGTGTATGGCGGCGATGATGAATTTCCGGTGGGTGATGGGGTGACGATGATCTCGCTGCCGCGGATCATGGAAAAGCTCAGGAGCAAGGGGTGAGAGTTGAGAGAATTAACCCTCAACCCTGCTTTTGTATTCGCCTTCTTGGCGTCTTGAGTGAGCACTGGCGATCGGGCGTGAGGCAGATTTTTTCGCGGTTCGAGAATTGCGCAATCAGCCGCATGGGCGTTCGTGCCAGCTCTGTTTTTACAGCGTCGCTCTCACCCAAGCTAAGGCACCAAGAATTTTTCGAACCCTGATGAATGGGATGAACACAAATGAAGGGCGTCATGAATTCAGTTAAATCGTCAATGGAATTTTATCTGCGTCCATCCGTTTTTATCTGCATTCAATTAGCCGTATCTGAGTACTGAGGGGGAGTTTGTGTCTAGAATTTTAATCACCGGCGCTACAGGCTTTGTCGGTCGTGGGCTCTGTTCGCGACTCGGGTCCGAAGGGCGTGATTTGCGCTGTGCCCTTCGCCATCCGTCATCTTTGGCAAACGCAGTGGTCGTCGGCGACATCGGTCCTGAAACTGATTGGGAGCAGGCGCTAAGCGGGGTTGATACCGTTATCCATCTGGCGGCCCGTGCCCATGTCATGAACGATAGCTCCAGCGATCCCCTGGCCGAATTCCGCCGCGTCAATGTCGCCGGCACCCTCAACTTCGCACAACACGCCGCTGCCGCCGGTGTCAAGCGCTTCATTTTCCTCAGTTCCGTCAAGGTCAACGGCGAACAGACTGCCCCCGGCCGGCCATTCACCGAACAAGATTCCCCCGCCCCTCAAGATCCCTACGGTATCTCCAAGCACGAAGCTGAAGAGGGTCTGCACCGCTTGTCCACCGAAACCGGTCTGGAAATCGTCATCATCCGCCCGCCCCTGGTCTACGGCCCCGGCGTCAAAGGCAATTTTTCCGGCATGATGCGCTGGATCGGCAAAGGCATCCCCCTGCCCCTCGGCGCCATCCGCAACCAACGCAGCCTGGTCGCCCTCGACAACCTCGTCGATTTCATCATCACCTGCATCGATCACCCCGCCGCCGCCAACCAGACCTTTCTCGTCGCCGACGGCGAAGACCTCTCCACCACCGAACTGCTGCGTCGCGTCGGGCAGGCCATGGGCAAACCCGCGCGCCTGATTCCGGTGCCCATGTCGGTACTCAAGTTCGGTGCGCGATTGCTCGGCAAACAGGCCATGGCTCAGCGCTTGTGCGGCAATCTGCAGGTAGATATTTCCAAGGCCAGAGAGGTGCTGGGATGGGAACCGCCGGTGAGGGTGGGGGAGGGACTGGGGAAGGCAGCGAGGGAGCGAGAGAGCAAGTAGCGAGAAGGTAGAGGCAGTGAGAGAGCGAGATAGCAAGTAGCGAGGAAGTGAAAATGGAAAAGCCACATAAAAAACTAAATGTCTGGCAGAAAGCGGTTGATCTGTCGGTAGATACGTATCGTATTACAGAATCTTTTCCCAAATCTGAGCTATTTGGACTCGTCAGTCAAATGCGCCGTGCCGCGGTAAGTGTGTCTGCAAATATTGCAGAAGGGGCAGCGAGGACAGGGCCGAAAGATCAGCTGCACTTTCTGAATATCGCCAGAGCATTATTAAGCGAACTTGACACCCATCTGGAAATAGCCTTAAGGATCAAATTCGTGTCTGGCACAGATGCTCAACTAGTCTCATCTTTGATGACCGATGTAGATCGTCTACTTTACGGATACATGAAGTCAGTCAGGAAATTAGTGAGTTGATAGGGCAGCGAGGTAGCGAGGTAGCGAGGTAGTAAGGTCAAATCCTCTCTCGCAATCTCGCAATCTCGCAATCTCGCAATCTCGCTACCTTACTGATTTTCCTTTCCTGCTATCTCACTTTCTAACACCTTTACATAGGAACACCCCATGCTCCGGATTTTTGACATTGTCCTTTCCCTTACCGGCTTAATTCTTGGCGCCCCGGTTTTTATCATCATCACTGTTCTGGGATACTTTGACACAGGTTCCCCCATCTTTCGTCAGGAGCGGGTCGGAAAGCACAAAAAGTCATTCATTCTGGTGAAGTTTCGTACGATGAAGCTGGATACGGCATCTGTGGCAAGTCATCTGGCATCGACCTCTTCCATCACCAGGATCGGTAGCTTTTTACGTAAAACCAAGCTCGATGAGCTGCCGCAGCTGTGGAACGTGCTTAAGGGCGAGATGAGTCTGGTGGGTCCGCGCCCCAATTTGTTCAATCAGGCCGAGCTGATCGCTGAGCGTGACAAGCGAGGCGTCTATTCCGTGCGCCCCGGCGTCACCGGTCTTGCGCAGATCAACGCAATCGATATGTCGACCCCGCAACTGCTGGCGGAAACCGACGCGAAAATGATCAAGGAGTTGACCATCGGCAAGTACTTTTCTTACATCCTGCAAACGGTCACCGGCAAAGGATCGGGGGATCGGGTGCGGGGGGAATAGAGGGGTGGGACGGTGTTTACCGGAGCCTGGCGGGGACGTTGTCGATGTTTTGATTTTCTTGCGGAACCCTGGTGCGCGGGGCCGCTTGTGGCCAGGGCAAGGCTGAAGACTCTATTCCGAACGCCGATCAAGGCGGATAAAAGCGATAAGGGCAATCAATTTGGGGACGTTGTTGAACAGTTGACTTCCTGGTTGGGACCACGTTTGTCTCAGGGTCACGGGTTACCGATAAGGGATTCGCAGTTTATTTAGATTTTTGCATTTATAGGAGGTGGTTGTGGAGGTGTTCCCCGAGATTGTCCATCATGGCGGAAAGGACGGCGTGACCGGGTCCTGCCATGAATTGCGGGTTGATGATGAAAACGGCCTGCTCGTCGACTGCGGCCTGTTCCAGGGCGAGGATGCCGAACGGCTCAGCGGTTCGCAGGAGGCTTCATCTCTTGAAATCGATTTTACCCTGACGCACATCAAGGCTCTGGTGGTCACCCATGCCCATATCGACCACGTGGGCAGGATTCCCTATCTGCTGGCCGCCGGTTTTGCCGGTCCCATCTATTGCAGCGAACCGACGGCGCTGCTTCTGCCGCTGATGCTGGAAGATGCGATAAAAATCGGCTTCACCCGCGATCAACGTCTTATCGAGAAATTTGTCGCCCTGCTCGAACAACGACTGGTGGCTCTGCCTTACGGCCAATGGCGTGAGGTGCCCCTGAGCGGCTCTGCCCGCCTCGACATCAAGCTGCGGCGCGCGGGTCACATTCTGGGCTCGGCCTACGTGGAGTGCCGGGTGAAAAGTGCCTGCGGTGATGCGTCGCGGGTGCTCTTTTCCGGCGATCTCGGCGCGCCTTTTGCGCCGCTTTTACCGGCGCCGAAGTCGCCTTATGGGGCGGATGTGGTGGTGCTGGAGAGCACTTACGGCGATCGCGTGCATGCGGATCGCCGCTCCCGCCGTTCACGCCTGCAAACGCTCCTTGAACATGCGTTGGTTGATCGCGGCGTGGTGCTGGTGCCGGCCTTCAGCATCGGCCGCACCCAGGAGCTGCTTTACGAGATAGAAGGTATCATTCATCGTCAAGGACGGCGCGAGGCCGCGCCCGGCGTGCCCTGGGCGGATCTGGAGATCATCGTCGATTCGCCCCTGGCGAGCCGGTTCACCGAGGCCTATCGACGCCTCAAGCCCTTCTGGGACGCCGAAGCGCAGCAACGCCTGCGCGCCGGGCGCCATC
The window above is part of the Geoalkalibacter ferrihydriticus DSM 17813 genome. Proteins encoded here:
- a CDS encoding four helix bundle protein, whose amino-acid sequence is MEKPHKKLNVWQKAVDLSVDTYRITESFPKSELFGLVSQMRRAAVSVSANIAEGAARTGPKDQLHFLNIARALLSELDTHLEIALRIKFVSGTDAQLVSSLMTDVDRLLYGYMKSVRKLVS
- a CDS encoding MBL fold metallo-hydrolase RNA specificity domain-containing protein, coding for MFPEIVHHGGKDGVTGSCHELRVDDENGLLVDCGLFQGEDAERLSGSQEASSLEIDFTLTHIKALVVTHAHIDHVGRIPYLLAAGFAGPIYCSEPTALLLPLMLEDAIKIGFTRDQRLIEKFVALLEQRLVALPYGQWREVPLSGSARLDIKLRRAGHILGSAYVECRVKSACGDASRVLFSGDLGAPFAPLLPAPKSPYGADVVVLESTYGDRVHADRRSRRSRLQTLLEHALVDRGVVLVPAFSIGRTQELLYEIEGIIHRQGRREAAPGVPWADLEIIVDSPLASRFTEAYRRLKPFWDAEAQQRLRAGRHPLAFEQLTTIDSHADHLHTVDYLHRTRRPCVVIAGSGMCAGGRIVNYLKALLAEPATDVLFVGYQAAGTPGRAIQQYGPRGGYVTLDGKRYDIRAQVHTLSGYSAHADQRNLLNFIKRMRRRPKLVHLVHGEAQAKAALRGELEALGVAVRV
- a CDS encoding ATP-binding protein is translated as MAQYPSVALLGARQVGKTTLAKTIAKHQNTIYLDLEAPEDLLKLSDPGSYLSGHGDKLVILDEIQRAPDLFGVLRGIIDKNRERGRKAGQFLLLGSASMDLLRQSSESLAGRISYIEMSGLNVLETGHNRDALLNLWFRGGFPDSYLADDDALAMDWQENLIRTYLERDVPQMGFRVPANRLRRLWTMLAHNQGETANCSKLGGNLEIDGKTVSHYIDILVDLLLVRRLEPWHNNVKKRLIKSPRFYIRDTGILHRLLGIDDYESLLSNPVLGKSWEGFAVENIHSVLPRRAETYYYRTAAGAEIDLVINFSSAETWAVEIKHGVAPKLGKHFSSTCEDVGATHKYVVYGGDDEFPVGDGVTMISLPRIMEKLRSKG
- a CDS encoding sugar transferase, which encodes MLRIFDIVLSLTGLILGAPVFIIITVLGYFDTGSPIFRQERVGKHKKSFILVKFRTMKLDTASVASHLASTSSITRIGSFLRKTKLDELPQLWNVLKGEMSLVGPRPNLFNQAELIAERDKRGVYSVRPGVTGLAQINAIDMSTPQLLAETDAKMIKELTIGKYFSYILQTVTGKGSGDRVRGE
- a CDS encoding UDP-glucose 4-epimerase family protein gives rise to the protein MSRILITGATGFVGRGLCSRLGSEGRDLRCALRHPSSLANAVVVGDIGPETDWEQALSGVDTVIHLAARAHVMNDSSSDPLAEFRRVNVAGTLNFAQHAAAAGVKRFIFLSSVKVNGEQTAPGRPFTEQDSPAPQDPYGISKHEAEEGLHRLSTETGLEIVIIRPPLVYGPGVKGNFSGMMRWIGKGIPLPLGAIRNQRSLVALDNLVDFIITCIDHPAAANQTFLVADGEDLSTTELLRRVGQAMGKPARLIPVPMSVLKFGARLLGKQAMAQRLCGNLQVDISKAREVLGWEPPVRVGEGLGKAARERESK